Proteins encoded within one genomic window of Eurosta solidaginis isolate ZX-2024a chromosome 1, ASM4086904v1, whole genome shotgun sequence:
- the LOC137236748 gene encoding protein transport protein Sec24C-like gives MPNPISVIIENKNSAGGAFITNEQGLLPPLVTTKYVVEVQGNSSPLYVRSSLYCIPATDDLLKTTALSIKLTVSPMARTVEGEYEPPIVNFGELGAIRCNRCKAQ, from the exons atgccaaatccgataagcgttatcattgaaaataaaaatagcgctggtggtgcttttattactaatgaacagggtttattaccaccattggtgaccacaaaatatgtggtagaagtgcagggtaactcctcgccactttacgttag gtcgtctttgtattgcatacctgcaacagatgatctattaaaaacaacagctttgtccattaaacttaccgtctcaccaatggcacgcacggttgagggtgaatatgagccacccattgtaaattttggtgaattgggtgcaattagatgcaatcgttgcaaggctcaatag
- the PolZ2 gene encoding DNA polymerase zeta subunit 2, whose product MSEELTDLIVEAIEVFLNHILYLRDLYPQRIFIKRRFYNAPVYVSKFPALNSYIKCALSAARELQQRNNLQAVFLHFYQDELGISEYYTFEIKRLQPAIEVKDQLDMEPALLYDKFFIDFEEELRASLYKLAERLKMLNKLPKGAQFRIILNTTQEAFVRFSHISHYQDFPWLCNVFKEKAERNVTLLPLTCLDTLGLKLNLEQFN is encoded by the exons ATGAGTGAAG AACTTACCGACTTAATAGTGGAGGCAATTGAAGTCTTCCTAAATCACATCCTTTACTTACGTGATTTATATCCCCAGCGAATATTCATAAAACGACGCTTTTACAATGCTCCGGTGTACGTCAGTAAATTTCCAGCCCTTAATTCGTATATTAAATGTGCACTCAGCGCAGCCCGAGAGCTACAACAGCGTAATAATTTACAAGCAGTGTTCTTGCATTTTTACCAAGATGAATTAGGGATTAGCGAGTATTATACATTCGAAATCAAACGACTTCAGCCTGCTATTGAAGTTAAAGACCAATTGGATATGGAGCCCGCACTTTTATATGACAAGTTCTTCATTGATTTTGAAGAGGAACTACGGGCCTCTCTGTATAAATTGGCTGAacgtttaaaaatgttaaataaattacCAAAAGGGGCTCAGTTTAGAATTATTCTAAATACAACACAAGAGGCGTTTGTACGCTTTAGCCACATTTCACATTATCAG GATTTCCCGTGGCTATGCAATGTGTTCAAAGAGAAAGCAGAAAGGAACGTAACACTTCTACCACTTACCTGTTTGGATACCTTAGGATTGAAACtaaatttagagcaatttaacTAA